The following are encoded in a window of Rhodothermus bifroesti genomic DNA:
- a CDS encoding c-type cytochrome codes for MARTLYLLGGGVGVLVGLLLMGLSAVYLITSLHLRQSYTLHEVHLTLRADSATLAHGRHVATIRGCSDCHGADFGGQIFIDDPMMGRYAGPNLTRGGRGAVLTVADWERAVRHGVRNDGKPLRFMPAVEFNQLSDEDLTALIAYVRHLPPVDRPTIPIRIGPLGRLLHLQGNFPLLLTARLINHSAPHPPTMTPEPTAAYGAYLATSCSGCHGHGFSGGPIPGAPPEWPPAANLTPDPATGLGTWTETDFFRALREGKRPDGSTLNLQYMPVRFTSQMTDVEIRALWAFLQTLPPTPEGQH; via the coding sequence ATGGCACGCACCCTGTATCTATTGGGCGGAGGGGTTGGCGTATTGGTTGGGTTATTGTTAATGGGATTAAGCGCTGTTTATTTGATCACTTCCTTACATCTACGCCAATCCTACACGCTGCATGAGGTCCATCTTACGCTGCGCGCCGACTCGGCCACCCTAGCGCACGGGCGACATGTGGCTACAATTCGGGGATGCAGCGACTGTCATGGTGCCGACTTTGGCGGGCAGATCTTTATCGATGATCCTATGATGGGGCGTTATGCTGGTCCTAACCTAACGCGCGGCGGTCGCGGCGCAGTACTCACTGTAGCGGACTGGGAACGCGCTGTTCGGCACGGTGTCCGCAACGACGGCAAACCGCTGCGTTTCATGCCGGCTGTTGAGTTTAACCAGCTTAGCGATGAAGACCTAACGGCCCTCATAGCCTACGTGAGGCATTTACCTCCAGTTGACCGACCCACGATCCCTATCCGCATTGGGCCTTTAGGCCGCCTACTACACCTCCAAGGAAACTTTCCACTGCTGCTTACAGCGCGGTTGATTAACCATAGCGCACCCCATCCGCCTACCATGACTCCTGAGCCTACAGCTGCTTATGGTGCTTACCTAGCCACCTCTTGTAGCGGCTGCCATGGCCATGGCTTTAGCGGTGGCCCCATTCCTGGGGCGCCACCAGAGTGGCCTCCCGCTGCCAACCTGACACCCGATCCAGCCACAGGTTTGGGCACCTGGACTGAAACCGACTTCTTCCGCGCGTTGCGGGAAGGAAAACGCCCTGATGGCTCAACCCTCAACCTGCAGTACATGCCCGTCCGGTTTACCTCGCAGATGACAGACGTTGAAATCCGGGCACTCTGGGCCTTTCTACAAACCCTGCCGCCAACCCCCGAAGGGCAGCACTAA